Proteins from a single region of Leptospira brenneri:
- a CDS encoding polysaccharide deacetylase family protein: MSLDPTNEEKEIQDIVHELSQDIEKDRLFAKKLRKFAFVSALTFVGVTVLVLCGYLLYLSFSVSKLETEVKEKEKNLRELEQSLFSLMYQEQLREENALAGDAEPDTELAKQVEENIQFLKEVSQNTKGRNILRGNESQKEIALTFDLATGEELPVLYNYIKEHKIKVTLFLSNERPSDINGSFFIRNNLDYIKKMAKTGSVEFGNHTWSHFNYQRSVTETSLKKRTVLEYLSKSVLDLPRMAEELKRVEDIYHSLTKQELKKYYRLPYGALSQLILDAHASLGYTDHIMWSNNSKGSLDLPDYISKQFLYKKTSKGKKEVVRNPHYKTGEETLTFLENWEKADSNGMNGAIILMHLGGPRKFDKLIYILPTFIERMKEKGYKFVTLSEVLNDKKD, from the coding sequence ATGTCCCTCGATCCGACAAACGAAGAAAAGGAAATTCAAGATATCGTTCATGAACTTTCCCAGGACATCGAGAAAGACAGATTATTTGCAAAAAAGTTAAGAAAGTTTGCGTTTGTTTCTGCCTTAACTTTCGTTGGGGTCACCGTCCTTGTTCTTTGTGGGTATTTACTTTATCTAAGTTTTAGTGTGAGCAAACTTGAGACCGAAGTCAAAGAAAAAGAAAAGAACTTAAGAGAACTCGAACAATCACTTTTTTCGCTTATGTACCAAGAGCAGTTAAGGGAAGAAAATGCTCTTGCCGGTGATGCAGAACCTGATACAGAACTTGCCAAACAAGTCGAAGAAAATATCCAATTTCTAAAAGAGGTAAGTCAGAATACCAAAGGTCGTAATATCCTGAGGGGAAACGAATCTCAAAAAGAAATTGCTCTTACCTTTGATTTAGCAACAGGAGAAGAACTTCCTGTTCTGTACAATTATATCAAAGAACATAAAATCAAAGTGACACTCTTTCTTTCGAATGAAAGACCTTCTGATATCAATGGATCTTTTTTCATTCGTAATAATTTAGATTATATTAAAAAAATGGCCAAAACCGGATCAGTGGAATTTGGAAACCATACCTGGTCTCATTTTAATTACCAACGATCGGTGACAGAAACCTCCTTAAAAAAAAGAACGGTTCTTGAATACCTTTCTAAATCAGTTCTTGACTTACCTCGAATGGCAGAAGAGTTAAAAAGAGTAGAGGATATTTATCATTCACTCACCAAGCAAGAGTTAAAGAAATACTACCGTTTGCCTTATGGTGCTCTCAGCCAATTGATTTTAGATGCTCATGCAAGTCTTGGTTATACGGACCATATCATGTGGTCAAATAATTCAAAAGGTTCTCTTGATTTGCCGGACTATATCAGTAAACAATTCCTTTATAAAAAAACGTCCAAAGGGAAAAAGGAAGTGGTTCGAAATCCTCACTACAAAACGGGAGAGGAAACATTAACTTTCTTGGAAAACTGGGAAAAAGCTGATTCGAACGGAATGAACGGTGCCATCATTCTAATGCATTTGGGTGGACCAAGAAAGTTTGATAAATTAATTTATATCCTTCCCACTTTCATTGAGCGTATGAAAGAAAAAGGATATAAATTTGTCACCTTGTCAGAAGTTTTAAATGATAAAAAGGATTAG
- a CDS encoding glycerol-3-phosphate dehydrogenase/oxidase, with product MNHLDERKQTLKQLESTGYDVLVLGGGATGSGTALDASLRGYKVALLEKQDFSAGTSSRSTKLIHGGVRYLAQFHFKLIYEALSERKRLLFNAPHLVKPLQFVLPTYVWWEKPFFSIGLTMYDILAGRSVVPGHERISKATAIDYFASIKKEKLRGGISYYDAQFNDSRLNVTTIRAAKENGADILSRMEVVSFLKDSNGKIIGVTAKDLITKKKINIKAKVVANTTGVWIDSLRKLDDPKAENVLAPSQGIHLVFDKTKLPCRTAMIIPKTADGRVVFVIPWEGKVLLGTTDTAIQKIEEEPLPLQSEVEFLLKTGNDYLDTKLTKDDIESVFSGLRPLISTGGKKDTKSISREEAILVSNSGLVTMSGGKWSTFRKMAEDLTDKLISVGNLAKKMKCVTASFAFPGADGYSKHLVAKIQTMYDLSYETAVRLVDAYGGEVSFILGKNPKEIKKGSGYFLEEIKHFVKKEFALSVTDVLSRRWRVVFLDLKLAESLASPVANALAKELGWKDTEKKASLNELTSHIKDLKKTIA from the coding sequence ATGAATCATTTAGATGAAAGAAAACAAACGCTAAAACAATTAGAATCAACTGGCTACGATGTCTTAGTACTCGGCGGAGGGGCAACTGGATCCGGCACTGCTCTGGATGCTAGTTTGCGGGGATACAAAGTCGCCCTTTTAGAAAAACAAGATTTCTCTGCAGGAACTAGTTCTCGTTCTACAAAACTCATCCATGGTGGGGTTCGGTATTTGGCTCAGTTCCATTTTAAATTGATTTACGAAGCGTTGTCAGAAAGAAAACGCCTCCTTTTCAATGCACCGCATCTCGTAAAACCTTTGCAGTTTGTTTTACCAACATATGTTTGGTGGGAAAAACCTTTTTTCTCCATTGGACTCACAATGTATGATATCCTTGCCGGAAGGTCTGTAGTTCCAGGACACGAAAGGATCTCAAAAGCTACGGCGATCGATTATTTTGCCTCCATCAAAAAAGAAAAACTGAGAGGTGGAATTTCTTATTATGATGCGCAGTTCAACGACTCAAGACTCAATGTCACTACCATCCGCGCTGCCAAAGAAAATGGAGCGGATATACTTTCACGAATGGAAGTGGTATCTTTTTTGAAAGATTCTAATGGAAAAATCATTGGTGTTACTGCAAAAGATCTCATCACAAAAAAGAAAATTAACATCAAAGCAAAAGTAGTCGCAAACACCACCGGAGTTTGGATTGATTCCTTAAGAAAACTAGATGATCCCAAGGCAGAAAATGTCCTGGCACCAAGCCAAGGAATCCACCTTGTCTTTGATAAAACAAAGTTACCTTGTCGTACGGCAATGATCATTCCGAAAACTGCAGATGGACGAGTGGTATTTGTCATCCCTTGGGAAGGGAAGGTCCTTCTCGGAACCACCGACACAGCCATTCAAAAAATTGAAGAAGAACCACTACCTTTGCAGTCGGAAGTGGAATTTTTATTAAAAACAGGAAATGATTATTTAGATACCAAATTAACCAAAGATGATATTGAATCTGTGTTTTCTGGCCTTCGTCCTCTGATCTCCACTGGAGGTAAAAAAGATACAAAGTCGATTTCGAGAGAAGAAGCCATTCTTGTATCAAACTCTGGTCTTGTGACCATGTCTGGAGGTAAGTGGTCTACCTTTCGTAAAATGGCAGAAGACCTGACGGATAAGCTAATTTCCGTAGGAAACCTAGCCAAAAAAATGAAATGTGTTACCGCAAGTTTTGCTTTCCCAGGAGCGGATGGATATTCCAAACACTTAGTAGCAAAAATCCAAACCATGTATGATCTTTCTTATGAAACAGCAGTTCGTCTGGTGGATGCTTATGGTGGAGAAGTTTCCTTTATCCTCGGCAAAAATCCTAAGGAAATCAAAAAAGGATCTGGATACTTTCTAGAAGAAATCAAACATTTTGTGAAAAAGGAATTTGCTCTTTCTGTTACTGATGTCCTTTCTCGAAGATGGCGAGTTGTCTTTTTGGATTTAAAATTAGCGGAGTCTTTAGCAAGTCCTGTGGCTAATGCCCTTGCAAAAGAACTTGGTTGGAAGGATACGGAGAAAAAGGCATCCTTAAATGAACTCACGAGTCATATCAAGGATTTAAAGAAAACAATCGCATAA
- the rpoD gene encoding RNA polymerase sigma factor RpoD: MENLASLPEVQKIISIGKANREVSYDEINEILPDKILNSEKIDDVFTLLHEMGIEIVEEYSKKSLEESSSLTTTKEETTKETKEKPARKKRESSVSSSSEDPIRLYLKEIGKVSLISGETEVFLAKRIEKGEKIIEETILSSSILRQNFAKLIPKIKSKKIKVYDLVKVDKMYALNQEQADKLEKVFFENMELIQQDEKVLNESTNRIRKYSENSKKFKELKEKIDLSTGKIDEAIRKIGVSQKEIQKISQKIKSMVFRVKEIEKHFLKIKAKYGHDVREIKALNRFIEKNENLDEIEKMMGCDIDEVREVIKDIRNNERKLRRMEQEAGSPVGEIKDWGEKIIKGEREIAQAKRELVRANLRLVVSIAKRYANRGMHFFDLIQEGNIGLIRAVDKFEYKKGYKFSTYATWWIRQAITRAISDQARTIRVPVHMIEQVNKVIRETRLFVQEFGRDPSNDEIAERLGWPVQKVKAVKNVAREPISLEIPVGSEEDSELGDFIEDKEVISPLNSAASSILSEQIRQVLQTLPAREQKVIRMRFGLDDGYAQTLEEVGYQFKVTRERIRQIEAKALRRLRHPSRSKKLKDYID, encoded by the coding sequence ATGGAAAATCTAGCAAGCCTACCAGAAGTACAAAAGATCATCTCGATCGGTAAAGCAAATCGAGAGGTATCTTATGATGAAATCAATGAAATACTTCCGGATAAAATCTTAAATTCCGAAAAGATCGATGATGTCTTTACTCTCTTACACGAGATGGGGATTGAAATTGTTGAAGAGTATTCCAAAAAATCTTTGGAAGAGTCTAGTTCCCTCACAACGACTAAAGAAGAGACAACCAAAGAAACGAAAGAGAAACCTGCACGTAAAAAAAGAGAGTCCAGTGTTTCTTCTAGTTCAGAAGACCCAATTCGCCTTTATTTAAAAGAAATTGGTAAAGTATCTCTTATCTCTGGAGAAACAGAAGTGTTTCTTGCCAAACGCATTGAGAAGGGTGAAAAAATCATTGAAGAAACCATTCTTAGTTCTTCGATTTTACGTCAAAACTTTGCAAAACTCATTCCGAAGATAAAGTCCAAAAAAATCAAAGTTTATGACTTGGTCAAAGTGGACAAAATGTACGCCCTCAATCAAGAGCAGGCGGACAAATTAGAAAAAGTATTTTTTGAAAATATGGAACTCATCCAACAGGATGAAAAAGTTCTCAACGAATCCACAAACCGCATTCGTAAGTATTCTGAAAATTCTAAGAAGTTCAAAGAACTCAAAGAAAAAATCGATTTATCTACTGGCAAAATTGACGAAGCGATTCGGAAAATTGGAGTTTCTCAAAAAGAAATCCAAAAGATCTCTCAAAAGATCAAATCAATGGTTTTTCGTGTTAAGGAAATTGAAAAACATTTCCTTAAAATCAAAGCCAAATACGGACATGACGTTCGTGAAATCAAAGCCCTCAACCGTTTCATTGAAAAAAATGAAAACCTAGATGAAATCGAAAAGATGATGGGTTGTGATATTGATGAAGTCAGAGAAGTCATCAAAGATATCCGTAACAACGAAAGAAAACTCCGTCGTATGGAACAGGAAGCTGGTTCTCCTGTCGGCGAAATCAAAGACTGGGGTGAAAAAATCATCAAAGGTGAGAGAGAAATTGCACAAGCCAAAAGAGAACTTGTGCGAGCAAACCTTCGTTTGGTGGTCTCCATCGCAAAACGTTATGCGAATCGCGGGATGCATTTCTTTGACCTAATCCAAGAAGGAAATATTGGTCTGATCCGCGCTGTAGATAAGTTCGAATACAAAAAAGGTTATAAGTTTTCTACATATGCAACTTGGTGGATTCGTCAGGCCATCACTCGCGCTATCTCTGACCAAGCACGCACCATCCGTGTTCCAGTTCACATGATCGAACAGGTCAATAAAGTGATTCGGGAAACAAGACTTTTTGTCCAAGAATTTGGTCGCGATCCATCCAATGATGAAATCGCAGAACGACTCGGTTGGCCGGTTCAAAAAGTAAAAGCGGTGAAGAACGTAGCTCGGGAACCAATTTCACTCGAGATTCCTGTGGGTTCTGAAGAAGATTCGGAACTCGGAGATTTTATCGAAGACAAGGAAGTGATTTCCCCTCTAAACTCAGCGGCATCCTCCATTCTTTCTGAACAAATCCGTCAGGTTTTACAAACACTTCCTGCGAGGGAACAGAAGGTCATCCGAATGCGATTTGGTCTGGATGATGGGTATGCACAGACCTTGGAAGAGGTTGGTTACCAGTTTAAGGTCACTCGGGAAAGGATTCGTCAGATTGAAGCCAAAGCTCTTCGTAGGCTTCGTCACCCAAGTCGTTCCAAAAAACTCAAAGACTATATCGATTAA
- a CDS encoding efflux RND transporter permease subunit, with protein sequence MGTSIVEYFLSKSLFVNLLTFLILLVGGFTAATMNREAFPNINFDIVTVTSVYPGAAPADVEKLVTKPLEDAIKEVDGIKEFRSASLENRSGIVITIDPNTKNTQKVVDDLKSAIDRIQDLPEDVEDPIVTEITTARQPVIEIHLSSTITNDKPRLSAKELRDQAKILEEKLKDLPSVARITKRGWREREMKVDLDPDKLKALSLSSTQVINALRLRNINFPGGNINERTREIIVRTVGEFDSAEEIENVFVRSNDAGRSVRIRDVARVTEGFEDSDYLDKSNGDIAIALTVIKREKADAIAVVDESKLVVEEFIKTTGGSVKHAFVNDLSKYIRRRLGVLTSNAVSGLILVTASLFVFLGWRMALMTALGIPISIAMTFVAMNYMGLTLNLISMMGLIIVVGILVDDAIIICENVYRHLELGEEPFEAAMRGTSEVLAPVTATVTTTIAAFGPMLFMTGIFGKFIHSIPLVVILSLCSSLFEAFFMLPSHLYDVSKTTDMKGEVKEESHWFVKFKENTYLPLLAFALKNRWKMVGLLMGLFVFSIAIQVKFGKFKLFPGAIETFQIRVTAETGLKLEETDRFIRAIEDAVGKLPDGEVENYISRVGIIQKDPNDPFTKRGKNYAQVMVYLTPDDNRERSTEKIIEVVRQNTKFMLNERALLQLEEKLAKENINQEQGTSLPNSDLPAEFLPLKGKLVNLEFEKLAGGPPVGKPVAIEIKGDDFATLLKIGAEFKTALAKINGVTDIGDDFNEGKDEIRVSVDGSLASFAGVSVQSVSLAINTALQGTVSTKIKRADEEVDVRVRFPEEYRASLAHLNKVYVNNLTGNLIPVSRLTSYDRNPGRASINHLDGKRLLTVTSNIDETVSTSRQVNLEAKKLTEGIINKYPGYSVRFSGENKDTEESMASLGRAFLVGLLIIYMILASLFRSLAQPLIVMSAIPFAVIGVIFAFLLHGQPFSFLAFLGIIGLAGVVVNDSIVLVDCANQLRLEDPSKSTFDLLVEAGSIRLRAVILTTVTTVLGLLPTAYGIGGKDPFLVPMALAFGWGLAFATFITLIMVPVFYLNLYTFKDWIMAKFQSRKKRYV encoded by the coding sequence ATGGGCACATCCATTGTTGAGTATTTTCTTTCGAAGAGTTTATTCGTAAACCTTCTTACATTCCTCATCCTCCTAGTGGGTGGGTTCACAGCGGCGACAATGAACCGAGAAGCTTTCCCCAATATCAATTTTGATATTGTCACGGTCACCTCAGTCTATCCAGGTGCGGCCCCTGCGGATGTAGAGAAGTTAGTTACCAAACCGTTAGAAGATGCAATCAAAGAAGTGGATGGAATTAAAGAATTTCGATCTGCTTCCCTGGAAAATCGTTCGGGAATTGTGATCACCATTGACCCTAATACCAAAAACACACAAAAAGTCGTCGATGATCTAAAGTCAGCCATTGACCGAATCCAAGACTTACCAGAAGATGTAGAAGACCCGATTGTGACAGAGATCACAACTGCAAGGCAACCGGTTATAGAAATCCACTTATCTTCTACGATTACAAACGACAAACCCCGACTTAGTGCAAAAGAGTTAAGAGACCAAGCAAAGATCTTAGAGGAAAAGTTAAAGGACTTACCGTCCGTCGCAAGAATCACCAAACGTGGTTGGCGAGAACGAGAAATGAAAGTGGATTTAGATCCTGATAAATTGAAGGCTCTTTCTTTATCTTCCACTCAAGTCATCAATGCACTTAGACTTCGAAATATCAATTTCCCCGGCGGTAATATCAATGAACGTACAAGAGAAATTATTGTACGTACCGTAGGAGAATTTGATAGTGCAGAAGAAATTGAAAATGTTTTTGTTCGTTCCAATGATGCCGGACGTTCCGTACGAATAAGAGATGTAGCTCGGGTTACGGAAGGATTTGAAGACTCCGATTATTTAGACAAATCCAATGGAGACATTGCCATAGCTCTCACCGTCATCAAAAGAGAAAAAGCAGATGCGATTGCTGTGGTGGATGAATCCAAATTGGTTGTGGAAGAATTTATCAAAACCACTGGTGGATCAGTCAAACATGCCTTTGTCAACGATCTCTCCAAATACATCCGTAGACGACTCGGGGTTTTGACTTCCAATGCAGTTTCGGGACTCATTCTAGTAACAGCTTCCTTATTTGTGTTTCTCGGTTGGAGAATGGCTCTGATGACAGCCCTAGGGATTCCCATCTCCATCGCAATGACCTTCGTTGCCATGAATTATATGGGTCTCACTTTGAATTTAATTTCAATGATGGGACTCATCATTGTTGTTGGAATTCTCGTGGATGATGCCATCATCATTTGTGAAAACGTCTATCGCCACTTGGAACTAGGAGAAGAACCCTTTGAAGCAGCCATGCGAGGAACAAGCGAAGTACTAGCGCCGGTCACAGCGACAGTCACCACAACCATTGCAGCTTTTGGACCCATGCTTTTTATGACGGGGATCTTTGGAAAGTTTATCCACTCCATCCCTCTCGTTGTCATTCTCTCTTTATGTAGCTCCTTATTTGAAGCCTTCTTTATGCTACCTTCTCACTTGTACGATGTGAGTAAAACCACCGATATGAAGGGCGAAGTCAAAGAAGAATCACATTGGTTTGTTAAGTTTAAAGAAAATACATACTTACCTCTTCTTGCTTTTGCTTTAAAAAATCGATGGAAGATGGTCGGTCTTCTGATGGGGCTTTTTGTCTTTTCGATTGCCATCCAAGTGAAATTTGGAAAATTCAAACTTTTTCCGGGTGCCATTGAAACCTTTCAAATTAGAGTCACTGCAGAAACAGGCCTAAAATTAGAAGAAACTGATCGGTTCATTCGTGCGATTGAAGATGCCGTGGGGAAACTCCCGGATGGAGAAGTAGAAAATTATATTTCACGAGTGGGAATCATCCAAAAAGATCCCAACGACCCATTCACAAAACGTGGAAAAAATTATGCACAAGTGATGGTGTATTTAACCCCTGATGACAACAGAGAAAGGTCCACTGAAAAGATCATCGAAGTAGTCCGCCAAAACACCAAATTCATGTTAAATGAAAGAGCCTTACTCCAACTAGAAGAAAAACTGGCAAAAGAAAATATAAACCAAGAGCAAGGAACGAGTCTTCCAAACTCTGATCTTCCTGCAGAATTCCTTCCCTTAAAAGGAAAACTTGTTAATTTGGAATTTGAGAAACTCGCAGGTGGTCCTCCTGTAGGAAAACCTGTTGCCATCGAAATCAAAGGGGATGATTTTGCCACCTTACTTAAGATTGGTGCTGAGTTCAAAACAGCTCTCGCTAAAATCAATGGAGTCACAGATATCGGGGACGATTTTAATGAAGGAAAAGATGAGATCAGAGTTTCTGTAGATGGATCCCTTGCCTCTTTTGCAGGAGTCAGTGTTCAATCTGTTTCTCTTGCGATTAACACTGCCTTACAAGGAACCGTATCTACTAAGATCAAACGTGCTGATGAAGAGGTTGATGTGCGGGTTCGTTTTCCCGAAGAATATAGAGCTTCCCTCGCCCACTTAAACAAAGTATATGTAAATAATCTTACGGGAAATTTAATTCCAGTTTCTCGACTTACCAGTTATGATCGAAATCCTGGACGTGCTTCAATCAATCACTTGGACGGGAAACGCCTCTTAACAGTGACATCAAATATTGATGAAACCGTTTCCACCTCCAGACAAGTAAATTTAGAAGCGAAAAAACTCACAGAAGGAATCATCAATAAATATCCAGGATATTCGGTTCGGTTTTCCGGCGAGAACAAAGACACGGAAGAATCGATGGCATCTTTAGGGAGAGCATTTCTTGTGGGACTACTCATCATCTACATGATCCTTGCTTCTCTATTTCGTTCTCTTGCACAACCACTCATCGTGATGAGTGCGATTCCTTTTGCTGTGATTGGAGTGATTTTTGCTTTTTTACTCCATGGCCAACCATTTTCCTTCTTAGCATTCCTCGGGATCATTGGACTTGCGGGAGTAGTTGTCAACGACTCCATTGTTCTTGTGGATTGTGCCAACCAACTTCGTCTGGAGGACCCAAGTAAGTCCACTTTTGATTTACTTGTCGAGGCAGGAAGTATTCGCCTAAGAGCCGTAATACTAACGACAGTCACAACGGTTCTCGGGCTTTTACCAACGGCTTATGGAATTGGCGGAAAGGATCCTTTCCTTGTACCAATGGCATTGGCATTTGGATGGGGGCTCGCTTTTGCGACATTTATCACCCTAATTATGGTACCAGTATTCTATTTAAATCTTTACACATTTAAAGATTGGATTATGGCAAAATTTCAGTCGAGAAAGAAACGATATGTTTAA
- the def gene encoding peptide deformylase, which produces MAVRKILKIGNPLLRQTSEDVTESEIQTKDFKKLIRDMFETMRHAEGVGLAAPQIGVMKKLVVVGQDDDNGRYPGTPEVPNQIILNPEITPLSPPGEGFWEGCLSVPGMRGFVERPDKIRMKWRDENFQEHEEIIEGYRAIVLQHECDHLFGVLYVDRLKSTKLFGYNEDIDTAGKLLD; this is translated from the coding sequence ATGGCTGTTAGAAAAATCCTGAAGATTGGCAATCCCTTACTCCGTCAAACGAGCGAAGACGTAACCGAATCCGAAATCCAAACCAAGGATTTCAAAAAACTGATTCGCGATATGTTTGAAACCATGCGTCATGCAGAAGGTGTGGGTCTTGCCGCACCCCAAATTGGTGTGATGAAAAAATTGGTCGTCGTGGGTCAAGACGATGACAACGGTAGGTATCCAGGAACTCCTGAAGTTCCGAACCAAATCATCCTAAACCCAGAAATCACTCCTCTTTCTCCTCCAGGAGAAGGGTTTTGGGAAGGTTGCCTTTCTGTTCCAGGGATGCGTGGTTTTGTAGAAAGACCCGATAAAATTCGAATGAAATGGAGAGATGAAAATTTCCAGGAACACGAAGAAATCATCGAAGGTTATCGTGCAATTGTTTTACAACATGAATGCGATCATTTATTCGGAGTACTCTACGTCGACCGACTCAAAAGTACAAAGTTATTCGGATATAATGAAGACATTGATACCGCAGGTAAGTTGTTAGATTAA
- the tyrS gene encoding tyrosine--tRNA ligase — protein MKTERELNQELDTIRRGTVEIISEAELLEKLKSKPSLTIKAGFDPTAPDLHLGHFVLLRKLKHFQDLGHEVCFMLGDFTAMIGDPTGKSETRKRLSKEEVLENSKTYQNQVFKILDSQKTKIMYNSHWCSEMKFEDVLVLTSKYTVSRMLERDDFTKRHKAGTPISMIEFLYPLVQGYDSVAMKADVELGGTDQKFNMLVGRDLQREYGQKPQSVITLPLLVGLDGVKKMSKSLGNYVGVTEKPIDMYGKVMSISDDLMWNYFELLTDLPLSEMEKRKEGIRSKSLHPKEVKTELALLIMDQLHPSEENRKAVEEWTAIHNTKNRALPDEIPTETLDSSYFAEKPPLLVYVLSQLKFIPSVSEGRRLVQAGGLYLDEEKITDPSLALEKGKEYLIRQGKKGKFLKIKT, from the coding sequence ATGAAAACTGAAAGAGAATTGAACCAAGAATTAGATACCATTCGCCGAGGTACTGTCGAGATCATTAGCGAAGCAGAACTACTCGAAAAATTGAAATCAAAACCTTCCCTTACCATCAAAGCCGGTTTTGATCCTACAGCTCCTGATTTACATTTGGGTCATTTTGTATTGTTACGAAAACTAAAACACTTTCAAGACCTTGGACACGAGGTTTGTTTTATGCTTGGCGATTTTACTGCGATGATTGGAGATCCAACAGGAAAGTCAGAAACGAGAAAACGTCTTTCCAAAGAAGAAGTTTTAGAAAATTCCAAAACCTACCAAAACCAAGTTTTTAAAATTCTAGATTCTCAAAAAACAAAAATTATGTATAACTCCCATTGGTGTTCGGAGATGAAGTTTGAAGATGTTTTAGTTTTAACATCCAAATACACCGTTTCTAGAATGTTAGAAAGAGATGACTTCACCAAACGTCATAAAGCTGGAACTCCCATTTCCATGATTGAATTTTTATACCCGCTTGTCCAAGGGTATGATTCTGTTGCGATGAAAGCCGATGTAGAACTTGGAGGAACCGACCAAAAATTTAATATGTTAGTTGGTCGTGACTTACAAAGAGAATACGGACAAAAACCTCAGTCTGTCATTACTTTGCCACTACTTGTTGGTCTTGATGGTGTTAAAAAAATGTCCAAGTCCCTCGGAAACTATGTGGGAGTGACTGAAAAGCCAATTGATATGTACGGCAAAGTCATGTCGATTTCGGATGATCTCATGTGGAATTATTTTGAACTTTTGACTGACCTTCCGCTTTCGGAAATGGAAAAAAGGAAGGAGGGGATTCGTTCCAAATCTCTCCATCCTAAGGAAGTCAAAACGGAACTGGCTCTCCTAATCATGGACCAGCTTCATCCGTCAGAAGAAAATAGAAAAGCCGTGGAAGAGTGGACTGCCATTCACAATACCAAAAACAGAGCACTTCCAGATGAGATTCCAACAGAAACTCTCGACTCTTCTTATTTTGCAGAAAAACCTCCGCTTCTTGTTTATGTTCTCTCCCAGTTGAAATTCATCCCGAGTGTTTCCGAAGGGCGTAGGCTTGTTCAGGCCGGTGGTTTGTATCTAGATGAGGAAAAAATCACTGATCCTTCCCTTGCTTTGGAAAAGGGAAAGGAATACCTGATCCGCCAAGGGAAGAAGGGAAAATTTTTAAAGATAAAGACTTAA